A portion of the Homo sapiens chromosome 16, GRCh38.p14 Primary Assembly genome contains these proteins:
- the TMEM186 gene encoding transmembrane protein 186 — translation MAALLRAVRRFRGKAVWERPLHGLWCCSGQEDPKRWVGSSSPISKEKLPNAETEKFWMFYRFDAIRTFGFLSRLKLAQTALTVVALPPGYYLYSQGLLTLNTVCLMSGISGFALTMLCWMSYFLRRLVGILYLNESGTMLRVAHLNFWGWRQDTYCPMADVIPLTETKDRPQEMFVRIQRYSGKQTFYVTLRYGRILDRERFTQVFGVHQMLK, via the exons ATG GCTGCCCTTCTCCGAGCTGTGCGTAGGTTTCGGGGAAAAGCTGTGTGGGAAAGGCCTCTCCATGGGCTGTGGTGCTGCAGTGGGCAGGAGGATCCTAAGAGGTGGGTGGGCAGCAGTTCACCCATCTCGAAGGAGAAACTACCAAACGCAGAGACTGAGAAATTCTGGATGTTTTACCGTTTTGATGCCATCAGAACCTTCGGGTTCCTGTCACGACTGAAGTTGGCACAGACTGCCCTGACAGTGGTAGCTTTGCCACCAGGCTATTACTTGTACTCCCAGGGCCTCCTCACTCTCAACACCGTGTGCCTCATGAGTGGGATATCGGGCTTTGCCCTGACCATGCTGTGCTGGATGAGCTATTTCTTACGGAGACTGGTTGGTATCCTGTATCTGAATGAGTCTGGCACCATGCTGCGGGTGGCCCATCTGAACTTCTGGGGCTGGCGGCAGGACACATACTGTCCCATGGCAGATGTGATTCCCCTGACAGAAACCAAGGACCGGCCTCAGGAGATGTTTGTGCGTATCCAGCGGTACAGTGGGAAACAGACCTTCTACGTCACCCTGCGCTATGGACGCATCCTGGACAGAGAGCGTTTCACACAGGTGTTTGGGGTACATCAGATGCTCAAGTGA